In one window of Burkholderiales bacterium DNA:
- the purL gene encoding phosphoribosylformylglycinamidine synthase — translation MPDFLALPGRRAVSSFRLAKLLEALVAARPAAAIVGLAARYRHYVDLSGPLDARGRDVLERLLTYGPREVGASPRPPDFVVVPRPGTISPWSSKATDIAHNCGLGAVRRIERGVDWHVTLRERSTFSREDRDALLPLVHDRMTESVLASPDDARVLFAQVEPRPLASIPLLDEGRDALVRANRDLGLALAGDEIDYLDASFRALGRDPTDVELMMFAQANSEHCRHKIFNASWVIDDAPQPKSLFAMIRDTHAAHPRRTVVAYSDNAAVMEGHRVARFHPDAEGRYAAHAALAHTLLKVETHNHPTAIAPFPGAATGSGGEIRDEGATGTGAKPKAGVTGYTVSHLRLPGRIEPWEGPLDKPDRIASPLAIMLEAPIGAASFNNEFGRPNLGGYFRTFELEVDGEVRGYHKPIMIAGGLGNIDARHTHKHALADGTLLVQLGGPGLLIGLGGGAASSMATGANAADLDFDSVQRGNAEIQRRAQEVIDRCWQSGDDNPILSIHDVGAGGLSNALPELVHGGGAGGGFDLRAVPSGESGMSPREIWCNEAQERYVLAIAPVDLARFDAICARERCPYAVVGRARGDGRLVVDDPVFGNRPVDVPLEVILGKAPRMTREATRVERHPAPLDLGALSLDEAARRVLRFPAVADKTFLVTIGDRTVGGLCARDPMVGPWQVPVADVAVTLMDFAGHAGEAMAMGERTPLALLDGPASGRIALAEAITNLAAADVALDRVKLSANWMAPSGHPGEDAVLFDTVRAVSEFCIALGVSIPVGKDSMSMRTAWPDGGVDKAVTAPVSLVVTAFAPVDDVRATATPLLVRDAPTALVWIQAMPGSHRLGASALAQVTGQLGHEAPDVTPGALAAFLAALRTLRARGALLAYHDVGDGGVFASLAEMAFASRTGLDIALDGFASDPRAVLFAEEIGAVVQVPAAEAERAIRDARSAGLAACSIASIAGHDRIRAMRAGEVLLDVKRIDLHREWSSLTHAMQRMRDLPEAADQEHARIGDVHDAGLAPAVTFDPGTRNAAPFVGGGARPRVAVLREQGVNGQVEMAAAFDRAGFEAHDVTMTDLSSGRRTLAGYAGFVACGGFSYGDVLGAGEGWAKSILFDPRLADMFGAFFARGDAFALGVCNGCQMMSALGSLIPGAGHWPRFVRNRSEQFEARLVEVEIRRSPSLFFRGMEGSRLPVATAHGEGLAEFRDDAELAAARDLVSLVFIDGHGRPAATYPHNPNGSPEGITGLTTADGRFTILMPHPERVWRTAQLSWAPRGWGETSPWFRMFENARAALR, via the coding sequence ATGCCCGACTTCCTCGCGCTGCCCGGCCGCCGCGCCGTCTCGTCCTTCCGGCTCGCCAAGCTCCTCGAAGCGCTCGTGGCCGCCCGGCCGGCGGCGGCCATCGTCGGGCTCGCGGCGCGCTACCGTCACTACGTCGACCTCTCCGGTCCGCTCGACGCGCGGGGGCGCGACGTCCTCGAGCGGCTGCTGACCTACGGGCCGCGCGAAGTCGGCGCGTCACCGCGCCCGCCTGACTTCGTCGTCGTCCCCCGGCCCGGCACGATCTCTCCGTGGTCGTCGAAGGCGACCGACATCGCGCACAACTGCGGACTCGGCGCCGTCCGGCGCATCGAGCGCGGCGTCGACTGGCACGTCACGCTGCGCGAGCGATCGACGTTCTCGCGCGAGGACCGCGACGCACTGCTGCCGCTCGTCCACGACCGCATGACCGAGTCGGTGCTGGCCTCTCCCGATGACGCGCGCGTGCTGTTCGCGCAGGTGGAGCCGCGCCCGCTCGCCTCGATCCCGCTGCTGGACGAGGGACGCGACGCGCTCGTGCGCGCGAACCGCGACCTCGGACTCGCGCTCGCCGGCGACGAGATCGACTACCTCGACGCGAGCTTCCGCGCGCTCGGCCGCGACCCGACCGACGTCGAGCTGATGATGTTCGCGCAGGCGAACTCCGAGCACTGCCGGCACAAGATCTTCAACGCGAGCTGGGTGATCGACGACGCGCCGCAGCCGAAGAGCCTGTTCGCGATGATCCGCGACACGCACGCCGCGCACCCGCGCCGCACGGTGGTCGCGTACTCGGACAACGCGGCGGTCATGGAGGGGCATCGCGTCGCGCGCTTCCACCCGGACGCCGAGGGCCGCTACGCCGCGCACGCCGCGCTCGCGCACACGCTCTTGAAGGTCGAGACCCACAACCATCCGACCGCGATCGCGCCGTTCCCGGGGGCGGCGACCGGCTCGGGCGGCGAGATCCGCGACGAAGGGGCGACCGGCACCGGCGCGAAGCCGAAGGCGGGAGTCACCGGATACACGGTGTCGCACCTGCGCCTGCCCGGCCGGATCGAGCCCTGGGAAGGGCCGCTCGACAAGCCCGACCGCATCGCCTCGCCGCTCGCGATCATGCTGGAGGCACCGATCGGCGCGGCGTCGTTCAACAACGAGTTCGGCCGGCCCAACCTCGGCGGCTACTTCCGGACCTTCGAGCTCGAGGTCGACGGCGAGGTCCGCGGCTACCACAAGCCGATCATGATCGCCGGCGGGCTCGGCAACATCGACGCGCGGCACACGCACAAGCACGCGCTCGCCGACGGCACGCTCCTCGTCCAGCTCGGGGGGCCGGGCCTGCTGATCGGCCTCGGCGGCGGCGCGGCCTCGTCGATGGCCACCGGCGCGAACGCCGCCGACCTCGACTTCGATTCGGTGCAGCGCGGGAACGCCGAGATCCAGCGCCGCGCGCAGGAGGTGATCGACCGCTGCTGGCAGTCGGGAGACGACAACCCGATCCTGTCGATCCACGACGTCGGCGCGGGCGGGCTGTCGAACGCACTGCCCGAACTCGTCCACGGCGGCGGCGCGGGCGGCGGGTTCGACCTGCGTGCGGTGCCCTCCGGCGAGAGCGGCATGTCGCCGCGCGAGATCTGGTGCAACGAGGCGCAGGAGCGCTACGTCCTCGCGATCGCACCCGTGGACCTCGCACGCTTCGACGCGATCTGTGCGCGCGAGCGCTGCCCCTACGCGGTCGTCGGCCGCGCGCGCGGCGACGGACGTCTGGTGGTCGACGATCCGGTGTTCGGCAATCGCCCGGTGGACGTGCCGCTCGAGGTGATCCTCGGCAAGGCGCCGCGCATGACGCGCGAGGCGACGCGCGTCGAGCGGCACCCGGCGCCGCTCGACCTCGGTGCGCTGTCCTTGGACGAGGCGGCGCGTCGCGTGCTGCGGTTCCCGGCCGTCGCCGACAAGACCTTCCTCGTCACGATCGGCGACCGCACGGTGGGCGGCCTGTGCGCGCGCGATCCGATGGTCGGGCCCTGGCAGGTCCCGGTGGCCGACGTCGCGGTGACGCTGATGGACTTCGCCGGCCACGCGGGCGAAGCGATGGCGATGGGCGAGCGTACGCCGCTCGCGCTGCTCGACGGACCGGCGTCGGGACGCATCGCGCTGGCCGAGGCCATCACCAATCTCGCGGCGGCCGACGTCGCGCTCGATCGCGTGAAGCTCTCGGCGAACTGGATGGCGCCCTCCGGGCACCCGGGCGAGGACGCCGTGCTCTTCGACACGGTGCGAGCCGTAAGCGAGTTCTGCATCGCGCTCGGCGTGTCGATCCCGGTCGGCAAGGACTCGATGTCGATGCGTACCGCGTGGCCCGACGGCGGCGTGGACAAGGCGGTGACCGCCCCGGTGTCGCTCGTCGTGACCGCGTTCGCACCGGTCGACGATGTGCGGGCGACCGCGACTCCGCTCCTCGTGCGCGACGCACCGACCGCGCTCGTCTGGATCCAGGCGATGCCCGGCAGCCACCGGCTGGGCGCGAGCGCGCTCGCCCAGGTGACGGGCCAGCTCGGCCACGAGGCGCCGGACGTCACGCCCGGCGCGCTCGCCGCTTTCCTCGCAGCGCTGCGCACGCTGCGCGCGCGTGGCGCGCTTCTCGCCTACCACGACGTCGGCGACGGCGGCGTGTTCGCGTCGCTCGCGGAGATGGCGTTCGCCTCCCGGACCGGCCTCGACATCGCGCTCGACGGATTCGCGAGCGACCCGCGCGCGGTCCTGTTCGCCGAAGAGATCGGTGCCGTCGTGCAGGTTCCGGCCGCGGAGGCGGAGCGGGCGATCCGCGATGCGCGCTCCGCCGGTCTCGCCGCTTGCTCGATCGCGTCGATCGCGGGACACGACCGCATCCGCGCGATGCGCGCGGGCGAGGTCTTGCTCGACGTCAAGCGCATCGACCTGCATCGCGAGTGGTCGTCGCTCACCCACGCGATGCAGCGGATGCGCGACCTGCCGGAAGCCGCCGACCAGGAGCACGCGCGCATCGGGGACGTGCACGACGCCGGACTCGCACCCGCGGTGACCTTCGATCCCGGCACGCGGAACGCCGCGCCGTTCGTCGGCGGCGGGGCGCGGCCGAGGGTCGCCGTGCTGCGCGAGCAGGGCGTCAACGGGCAGGTCGAGATGGCCGCCGCGTTCGACCGCGCGGGCTTCGAGGCGCACGACGTGACGATGACCGATTTGTCCTCCGGTCGCCGGACGCTCGCCGGGTACGCGGGCTTCGTCGCCTGCGGCGGGTTCTCCTACGGCGACGTGCTCGGCGCAGGCGAAGGCTGGGCGAAGTCGATCCTGTTCGACCCGAGGCTCGCCGACATGTTCGGCGCGTTCTTCGCGCGCGGCGACGCGTTCGCGCTCGGCGTGTGCAACGGCTGCCAGATGATGAGCGCGCTCGGCTCGCTCATCCCCGGAGCCGGGCACTGGCCGCGCTTCGTGCGCAACCGCTCCGAGCAGTTCGAGGCGCGATTGGTCGAGGTCGAGATTAGACGCTCGCCGTCGCTCTTCTTTCGCGGCATGGAGGGGAGCCGCCTGCCGGTCGCGACCGCGCACGGCGAGGGCCTCGCGGAGTTCCGCGACGATGCAGAGCTCGCCGCGGCACGCGACCTGGTGTCGCTCGTCTTCATCGACGGCCACGGCCGGCCCGCGGCGACCTACCCGCACAACCCGAACGGTTCGCCCGAAGGCATCACCGGCCTCACGACCGCCGACGGCCGGTTCACGATCCTGATGCCGCATCCCGAGCGGGTCTGGCGCACGGCGCAACTCTCGTGGGCGCCGCGCGGCTGGGGCGAGACCTCGCCCTGGTTCCGCATGTTCGAGAACGCGCGCGCCGCGCTGCGGTAA
- a CDS encoding GMP reductase, which produces MRIENDVKLDFKDVLIRPKRSTLTTRSQVDISREFRFRHTGTEYSGIPIVASNMDSTGTFEMAGALEPFRLSVALHKHYGVDEIVAFFSALERKSAAFVSMGIQEADEEKLHAVMARAGKGADSAVRYLCIDVANGYTESFVRFVARVRAAYPYLVIMAGNVVTGEMTEELILSGADIVKVGIGPGSVCTTRKMTGVGYPQLSAIIECADAAHGLEGHICADGGCATPGDIAKAFGGGADFVMLGGMLAGHDESAGDVVEEDGRRFMRFYGMSSRMAMDKYAGGVAKYRAAEGKDVLIPYRGPVAETAQEILGGVRSACTYVGARRLRELSKRTTFVRVTQQLNEVFGKG; this is translated from the coding sequence ATGCGCATCGAGAACGACGTCAAGCTCGACTTTAAGGACGTGCTGATTCGGCCCAAGCGCTCGACATTGACGACGCGCTCGCAGGTCGACATCTCGCGCGAGTTCCGGTTCCGGCACACCGGCACCGAGTACTCCGGCATCCCGATCGTCGCGTCGAACATGGACTCGACCGGCACCTTCGAGATGGCCGGCGCGCTCGAACCGTTTCGGCTCTCGGTCGCGCTGCACAAGCACTACGGCGTCGACGAGATCGTCGCGTTCTTCAGCGCGCTCGAGCGCAAGAGCGCCGCGTTCGTCTCGATGGGCATCCAGGAGGCCGACGAGGAGAAGCTGCACGCGGTGATGGCCAGGGCGGGCAAGGGCGCGGATTCGGCCGTCCGCTACCTGTGCATCGACGTCGCGAACGGCTACACCGAGAGTTTCGTGCGCTTCGTCGCCAGGGTCCGTGCCGCCTATCCGTACCTCGTCATCATGGCCGGCAACGTCGTGACCGGCGAGATGACCGAGGAGCTGATCCTGTCGGGCGCCGACATCGTCAAGGTCGGGATCGGCCCGGGTTCGGTCTGCACGACGCGCAAGATGACCGGCGTGGGTTATCCGCAACTCTCGGCGATCATCGAATGCGCCGATGCGGCGCACGGCCTCGAAGGTCACATCTGCGCCGACGGCGGCTGCGCGACGCCCGGCGACATCGCGAAGGCGTTCGGCGGCGGCGCCGACTTCGTGATGCTGGGCGGGATGCTCGCCGGTCACGACGAGTCCGCGGGCGACGTGGTCGAAGAGGACGGCAGGCGTTTCATGCGCTTCTACGGCATGAGCAGCCGGATGGCGATGGACAAGTACGCCGGCGGCGTCGCGAAGTACCGGGCGGCCGAGGGGAAGGACGTGCTGATTCCCTACCGCGGGCCGGTGGCGGAGACCGCGCAGGAGATCCTCGGCGGCGTGCGCTCGGCGTGCACCTACGTCGGCGCGCGGCGATTGCGCGAACTGTCGAAGCGCACGACCTTCGTGCGGGTGACGCAGCAGCTGAACGAGGTGTTCGGGAAGGGCTGA
- a CDS encoding amino acid ABC transporter ATP-binding protein, which yields MIEMKDVSKWYGSFQVLNGCTTSVNKGEVIVVCGPSGSGKSTLIKVVNALEPFQKGSIHVDGIAVNDPKTDLPKLRSRVGMVFQHFELFPHLTITQNLTLGQVKVLGRTEEEARTRGLKYLDRVGLIEQKDKFPGQLSGGQQQRVAIARALSMDPICMLFDEPTSALDPEMINEVLDVMVGLAKEGMTMMVVTHEMGFANKVANRVIFMDKGQIVEDATKDDFFGKPRSERAQQFLAKILHH from the coding sequence ATGATCGAAATGAAGGACGTATCCAAGTGGTACGGCAGCTTCCAGGTGCTGAACGGCTGCACGACCAGCGTGAACAAGGGCGAGGTGATCGTCGTCTGCGGCCCGTCCGGATCGGGCAAGTCGACGCTGATCAAGGTGGTGAACGCGCTCGAGCCGTTCCAGAAGGGCTCGATCCACGTCGACGGCATTGCGGTCAACGACCCGAAGACCGACCTGCCGAAGCTCCGCTCGCGCGTCGGCATGGTGTTCCAGCACTTCGAGCTGTTCCCGCACCTGACGATCACGCAGAACCTGACGCTCGGGCAGGTCAAGGTGCTCGGCCGGACCGAGGAGGAGGCGCGCACGCGCGGGCTCAAGTACCTCGACCGCGTCGGCCTGATCGAGCAGAAGGACAAGTTCCCCGGGCAGCTCTCGGGCGGCCAGCAGCAGCGCGTCGCGATCGCCCGGGCGCTCTCGATGGACCCGATCTGCATGCTGTTCGACGAGCCGACCTCGGCGCTCGACCCGGAGATGATCAACGAGGTGCTCGACGTGATGGTCGGCCTCGCGAAGGAAGGCATGACGATGATGGTCGTCACCCACGAGATGGGGTTCGCGAACAAGGTCGCCAACCGCGTCATCTTCATGGACAAGGGCCAGATCGTCGAGGACGCGACGAAGGACGACTTCTTCGGCAAGCCGCGCAGCGAGCGTGCGCAGCAGTTCCTGGCGAAGATCCTGCACCACTGA
- the can gene encoding carbonate dehydratase, whose product MAQSPIRHLLDRNRAWAAEISARRPDFFRRLAAQQAPRYLWIGCADSRVPANQIVDLDPGELFVHRNVANVVVHTDFNCLSVLQFAIDVLKVEHVLVVGHYGCGGIRAALGDSAHGLIDNWLRHVQDVAVRHRDLLARAADDDARVDRLCELNVVEQVGNVARTTIVQEAWARGQAVTLHGFVYGLADGLLRDLGVGAASMADIERNYPGAIARRLP is encoded by the coding sequence ATGGCCCAGTCCCCGATCCGGCACCTCCTCGATCGCAACCGCGCCTGGGCGGCCGAGATCAGCGCCCGGCGACCGGACTTCTTTCGCCGGCTCGCCGCGCAGCAGGCGCCGCGCTACCTGTGGATCGGCTGCGCCGACAGCCGAGTTCCGGCGAACCAGATCGTCGACCTCGATCCAGGTGAACTCTTCGTCCACCGCAACGTCGCGAACGTCGTCGTCCACACCGACTTCAACTGCCTGTCGGTGCTCCAGTTCGCGATCGACGTGCTGAAGGTCGAACATGTCCTGGTCGTCGGCCACTACGGCTGCGGCGGCATCCGCGCCGCGCTCGGCGATTCGGCGCACGGGCTCATCGACAACTGGCTCCGCCACGTGCAGGACGTCGCGGTGCGCCATCGCGACCTCCTCGCCCGCGCGGCGGACGACGATGCGCGCGTCGACCGGCTGTGCGAACTGAACGTGGTCGAGCAGGTCGGCAACGTCGCGCGCACGACCATCGTGCAGGAGGCGTGGGCGCGCGGCCAGGCCGTCACGCTGCACGGTTTCGTCTACGGGCTCGCCGACGGCCTCTTGCGCGATCTCGGCGTGGGGGCCGCCTCGATGGCGGACATCGAGCGGAACTACCCGGGCGCGATCGCTCGCCGCCTGCCGTAG
- a CDS encoding phenylacetic acid degradation protein PaaY has protein sequence MTLKVYAIDGMTPVVDPAAYVHPSAVLIGDVIVGPGCYIGPCASLRGDFGHIEIRAGANVQDSCILHGFPGLGTVVEEDGHIGHGAVLHGCTVQRNALVGMNAVVNDHAVVGESAIVAAMAFVKAQMVIPPRTLVAGIPAKVVRALTDTELAWKAEGTGHYQALAKRSLATMKAVEPLRAPEKGRRRVDLPEMLPLSIVKQRQRR, from the coding sequence ATGACGCTCAAGGTGTACGCGATCGACGGCATGACGCCGGTGGTCGATCCTGCGGCCTACGTGCACCCGTCGGCGGTGCTGATCGGCGACGTGATCGTGGGTCCGGGCTGCTACATCGGTCCCTGCGCGTCGCTGCGCGGCGACTTCGGCCACATCGAGATCCGCGCGGGCGCGAACGTGCAGGACTCGTGCATCCTGCACGGCTTCCCGGGCCTGGGAACGGTCGTCGAGGAGGACGGACACATCGGCCACGGCGCGGTGCTGCACGGCTGCACGGTCCAGCGCAACGCGCTCGTCGGCATGAACGCGGTGGTGAACGACCACGCGGTCGTCGGCGAGTCGGCGATCGTCGCGGCGATGGCGTTCGTGAAGGCGCAGATGGTGATCCCGCCGCGCACGCTGGTCGCCGGCATTCCGGCGAAGGTCGTGCGCGCGTTGACCGACACCGAGCTCGCGTGGAAGGCCGAGGGCACCGGGCACTACCAGGCGCTGGCGAAACGCTCGCTCGCGACGATGAAGGCGGTCGAGCCGCTGCGCGCGCCCGAGAAGGGACGCCG
- a CDS encoding amino acid ABC transporter substrate-binding protein produces the protein MLKHSLALLMAATLAAPALAQDSPTLKKIKDSGTITIGHRDSSIPFSYYDDKQHVVGYSIDICMHVVDAIKAELKMPNLKVALNPVTSATRIPLIANGTIDLECGSTTNNAARQEQVGFTNTYFVTANRYVAKKSSNIKSLADLKGKTVVSTSGTTNLKWLTEENAKQNMGMSILTAKDHAEAFLMVETGRAVAFFMDDILLYGLVATSKAPGDFVVGSEAYSVEPYGAMMPRGDAGFRKVVDGATAKLYTSPAMAALYDKWFLKPIPPKGVTMNVPMSPQLKRVLANPTSSPDPAVYK, from the coding sequence ATGCTCAAGCATTCCCTCGCCTTGCTGATGGCGGCGACGCTCGCGGCGCCCGCGCTCGCGCAGGATTCGCCGACGCTGAAGAAGATCAAGGACAGCGGCACCATCACCATCGGCCACCGCGACAGCTCGATCCCGTTCTCGTACTACGACGACAAGCAACATGTCGTCGGCTACTCGATCGACATCTGCATGCACGTCGTCGACGCGATCAAGGCCGAACTCAAGATGCCGAACCTCAAGGTCGCGCTGAACCCGGTCACCTCGGCGACCCGCATCCCGCTGATCGCCAACGGCACGATCGACCTCGAGTGCGGTTCGACCACCAACAACGCCGCGCGCCAGGAGCAGGTCGGCTTCACCAACACCTACTTCGTGACCGCGAACCGCTACGTCGCGAAGAAGTCGTCGAACATCAAGTCGCTCGCGGACCTCAAGGGCAAGACGGTGGTCTCGACGTCCGGCACCACGAACCTCAAGTGGCTCACCGAGGAGAACGCGAAGCAGAACATGGGCATGTCGATCCTGACCGCGAAGGATCACGCCGAGGCGTTCCTGATGGTCGAGACCGGCCGCGCCGTCGCGTTCTTCATGGACGACATCCTGCTCTACGGCCTGGTCGCGACGTCGAAGGCCCCGGGCGACTTCGTCGTCGGCAGCGAGGCGTACTCGGTCGAGCCCTACGGCGCGATGATGCCGCGCGGCGACGCCGGCTTCCGCAAGGTCGTCGACGGCGCGACGGCGAAGCTCTACACGAGCCCGGCGATGGCGGCCCTCTACGACAAGTGGTTCCTGAAGCCGATCCCGCCGAAGGGCGTCACGATGAACGTGCCGATGAGCCCGCAACTGAAGCGCGTGCTCGCGAATCCGACGTCGAGCCCGGATCCCGCCGTCTACAAGTAA
- a CDS encoding ABC transporter permease subunit (The N-terminal region of this protein, as described by TIGR01726, is a three transmembrane segment that identifies a subfamily of ABC transporter permease subunits, which specificities that include histidine, arginine, glutamine, glutamate, L-cystine (sic), the opines (in Agrobacterium) octopine and nopaline, etc.), whose amino-acid sequence MGAFDFDVIGRSLGYLFREGMTFTLTLTALAAAGGIIFGTLLAMMRLSSIRWLSAIATGYVNLMRSIPLLLVIFWFYFLVPYIGAWLTDSPRPISVGAFASSVITFTMFEAAYYSEIMRAGIQSIPRGQVWAGYALGLNYWQTMGTVVLPQAFRNMIPILLTQTIILFQDTSLVYVLSITDFLGAASKVAQRDGRLVEMYLFAALVYFVVSFGLSLLVKRLQQKIAIVR is encoded by the coding sequence ATGGGCGCCTTCGACTTCGACGTCATCGGACGTTCGCTCGGCTACCTGTTCCGGGAGGGCATGACGTTCACGCTGACGCTGACCGCGCTCGCGGCCGCCGGCGGGATCATCTTCGGGACGCTGCTCGCGATGATGCGGCTGTCCTCGATCCGGTGGCTCTCCGCGATCGCGACCGGCTACGTGAACCTGATGCGCTCGATCCCGCTGCTTCTGGTGATCTTCTGGTTCTACTTCCTCGTCCCCTACATCGGCGCCTGGCTCACCGACTCGCCGCGGCCGATCAGCGTCGGCGCGTTCGCGAGTTCGGTGATCACTTTCACGATGTTCGAGGCGGCCTACTACTCGGAGATCATGCGCGCGGGCATCCAGTCGATCCCGCGCGGACAGGTGTGGGCGGGATACGCGCTGGGGCTCAACTACTGGCAGACGATGGGCACGGTCGTGCTGCCGCAGGCGTTCCGCAACATGATCCCGATCCTGCTGACGCAGACGATCATCCTGTTCCAGGACACCTCGCTCGTCTACGTGCTGTCGATCACCGACTTCCTCGGCGCGGCGTCGAAGGTCGCGCAGCGCGACGGGCGGCTGGTCGAGATGTACCTGTTCGCCGCGCTGGTGTACTTCGTCGTCAGCTTCGGCCTGTCGCTGCTGGTCAAGCGGCTGCAGCAGAAGATCGCAATCGTCCGATAG
- a CDS encoding amino acid ABC transporter permease encodes MTLIHGLGWTMVTALCAAVIALLLGTVIGVVRTTDRVWLVRLGNAYVEFFRNVPLLVQLFLWYFVLPELLPVALGNAIKHMPPPWGSFVPAVVGLGLFTAARVAEQVRAGIGSLPRGQRMAGTALGLTQAQTYRYVLLPMAFRIIMPPLSSETMNLIKNTSVALTIGLVELTAAARSMQEFTFQVFEAFTAATLIYIVVNLIVVNLMRWLERSVAVPGFIGPAVVGGGGH; translated from the coding sequence ATGACGCTGATCCACGGGCTGGGCTGGACCATGGTCACCGCGCTGTGCGCCGCCGTCATCGCGCTCCTGCTCGGCACGGTCATCGGGGTGGTCCGCACCACCGATCGCGTCTGGCTCGTGCGGCTCGGCAACGCCTACGTCGAGTTCTTCCGCAACGTGCCGCTGCTCGTCCAGTTGTTCCTGTGGTACTTCGTGCTTCCGGAACTGCTGCCGGTCGCGCTCGGCAACGCGATCAAGCACATGCCGCCGCCCTGGGGCTCGTTCGTGCCGGCGGTGGTCGGGCTCGGGCTCTTCACCGCGGCGCGGGTGGCCGAGCAGGTGCGCGCCGGCATCGGGTCGCTGCCGCGCGGCCAGCGGATGGCCGGCACCGCGCTCGGGCTCACGCAGGCGCAGACCTACCGCTACGTGCTGCTGCCGATGGCGTTCCGGATCATCATGCCGCCGCTCTCCAGCGAAACGATGAACCTCATCAAGAACACGTCGGTCGCGCTCACGATCGGACTGGTCGAACTGACCGCCGCGGCGCGCTCGATGCAGGAGTTCACCTTCCAGGTGTTCGAGGCGTTCACGGCCGCGACGCTGATCTACATCGTCGTCAACCTCATCGTCGTCAACCTGATGCGCTGGCTCGAGAGGAGCGTCGCGGTACCGGGGTTCATCGGGCCGGCGGTCGTCGGCGGAGGAGGCCACTGA